In Candidatus Komeilibacteria bacterium CG_4_10_14_0_2_um_filter_37_10, one DNA window encodes the following:
- a CDS encoding DNA alkylation repair protein → MSSKQLIELRQELKKYVRQDKKNILAKFFKTKPGEYGAGDLFLGVMVPQIRQVARKYHNLPWLQVRELQRSAWHEERLCALLIMVNQYQASDLAIRKIIFRHYLSSTKYINNWDLVDLTADRIVGQYLLDKNITILLKLARSKNLWQRRIAILSTFAFIKKGEAQNTLRVAKILLNDNHDLIQKAVGWMLREVGKRCGQKTEEEFLATYYQQMPRTMLRYAIERFPEKLRQQYLHGKI, encoded by the coding sequence ATGAGCAGTAAACAATTAATTGAATTGCGGCAAGAGTTAAAAAAGTACGTGCGTCAAGATAAAAAAAATATTTTGGCCAAATTTTTTAAAACCAAACCCGGTGAATATGGCGCGGGTGATCTTTTTTTGGGGGTAATGGTTCCGCAAATAAGACAGGTGGCGAGGAAGTATCATAACTTACCGTGGCTGCAAGTAAGGGAATTACAAAGGAGCGCTTGGCACGAGGAAAGACTATGTGCTTTATTAATTATGGTCAATCAGTATCAAGCTAGTGACTTGGCGATAAGAAAAATAATTTTTCGACACTATCTAAGCTCAACTAAGTATATTAATAATTGGGATTTAGTTGATCTCACAGCTGATCGTATTGTTGGTCAATATTTATTAGATAAAAATATTACTATTTTATTAAAATTAGCTAGGAGCAAAAATTTATGGCAGCGACGGATAGCCATTTTGAGCACTTTTGCTTTTATCAAAAAAGGTGAGGCTCAAAATACCCTCCGCGTTGCTAAGATACTATTAAATGATAATCATGATTTAATTCAAAAAGCAGTAGGCTGGATGTTGCGAGAGGTTGGTAAGCGGTGTGGTCAGAAAACAGAGGAGGAGTTTTTAGCTACGTATTATCAACAAATGCCCAGAACAATGCTGAGATATGCCATTGAACGGTTTCCGGAAAAGTTAAGACAACAGTATTTGCACGGTAAAATTTGA